Within the Dechloromonas denitrificans genome, the region CGCCAGGCCACCGGCCGCCTTCTTGTTCAATGTGATGTCGGCGGTGTGCTTGAGGGTCGGAAAGTCGTGGGTGAAATTCCAGTAAATATTGGGGGTCAGGATCAGCAGCGCCAACCCGGCGGCCAGCCAGGGTTTGGCCGAAGCCAGCCGTGGCCGATGGCCGGCGAGCAGATGCAGGAAGGCGGCGCCGAGCCAGACCGCCATGGTGTATTTCGACAGCAGGCCGAGGCCGCAGACGCCGCCGAGCAGCAGCCAGTCGGCCCAGGCATCGCTGTCGAGCGCCCGCAGATAGGCCCATAGCGCCAGCACCCAGAACAGGGTGAGCAAGGCGTCGGTCGACACGAACAGGCCGAGCCAGCCGAACATCGGCAAGGTCAGCACGGTCAGCGCCGCCCAGAAGGCGATGCGCTGGTCGTAGAGGCGGCGGGCGATGGCCCAGCAGGCGGCGGCGGCCAGCGGATAGCAGAGCATGGCCAGCGCCTTGACGCCGAGCAGGCCGTCGCCGAACAGCGCGGTGGATAGCCAGATCAGCGCGGCGACGCCGGGCGGCTTGGAGAAGTAGCCCCAGTCGAGGTGCTGCGCCCAGGTCCAGTATTGCGCTTCGTCGACATAAAGCGTGATGCCCAGTTGCGGCACCACCCAGAAGCGCCAGGCAAGCAGCAGCGCCGCCAGGCCGAACAGTAATTTGCCGCCGGATTTCAGGTCGGTTGGGCGGCCGAACGCGGAACTCACGCCGGCTTGTGCCAACCTTCGTCGGCGTTCAACAGGCGCTCGGGACGGGCCGCGTAGGAGCGGATGGTGCCCGACTCGAAATAGATGCGGGCAAGCAACTCGGACAGTACGCCGGTGGTGATGAAATGGATGCCGGCAATCAGCGTGCCGATGCCGACGATGAGCAGCGGCCGGCCGCCGATGTTCTCGCCGAGGCCGAATTTGACCCAGGCCAGCCAGGTCATGATCAGGCCGGAAAGCGCCGTCAGAGCGAGGCCGATGCCGCCGAAGAAATGGCCGGGCCGGGCACGGAAGCGCATGAAGAAGTAGACGGCGATCAAATCGAGAATAACGCGGAAAGTCCGCGAAATGCCGTACTTGGAAACGCCGGCGGTGCGTGCGTGGTGCGTCGTCGGCTCCTGGGCGATCCGCCGCGGCGTGGTGACGGTGGCCAGCCAGGCCGGGATGAAGCGGTGCATTTCGCCGTACAGCCGGACGCTCTTGATGACGCTGCCGCGGAAGGCTTTCAGGCTGCAGCCGTAGTCGCGCAGATGGACGCCGGTCATCCGGGCGATCAGCTTGTTGGCGATCTTCGACGGAATCTTGCGCAGGAACAGGCCGTCCTGGCGGTTCTGGCGCCAGCCGGCGACCAGATCGAGGTCTTCGTTCAACAGCCGGGCGACCATGCGCGGAATGTCGACCGGATCGTTCTGCAGATCGCCGTCCATGGTCACGATCACGTCGCCGCGCGCCGCATCGATACCGGCCTGCATCGCCGCCGTCTGCTTGAAGTTGCGGGTCAGTTCGACGATGCGCACGTGCGGGCCGTACTCCTTGGCCGCCTGGACAGCGCGTTCGACCGTCGCGTCGCTGCTGCCGTCATCGACCAGCACCAATTCCCATGGATTCTCGTAGCCGACCAGGGCTTCATGCACGCGCTTGACCAGTGGCGCGATGTTCTCTTCCTCGTTGTAGAACGGGACGACGATGGAAAGGCTGTGCGGGGGCATGGAGAGGGCGGCGCTCATGGGTAGATCCGGCGGGAAAGGCGGCATTTTAACGTGAAACTCGCTCACCCCGCTTGCCGGCCGGCGCGCTGGGGCGGGGGCTTGTTGTAGAATTTGATGTTTACCGTAACCGGCAAGGAACCGACTGCATGTTGCTGATGATCGACAATTACGACAGCTTCACCTACAACATCGTCCAGTACTTCGGCGAGTTGGGTCAGGATGTTCAGGTCTACCGCAACGACGCGATCAGCATCGCCGACATTGCCCGTCTCAAGCCGGACTATCTGGTCATCTCGCCTGGCCCGGGCACCCCCGCCCAGGCCGGTGTTTCGCTGGCGGCGATCGGCGAATTTGCCGGCAAGATTCCCTTGCTCGGCGTCTGCCTCGGTCATCAGGCGATTGGCGAAGCTTTCGGCGGCAAGGTGGTGCACGCCAAGAAACTGATGCACGGCAAGGTGTCGCCGGTGCACCATAAGGATATCGGTGTTTTCAAGGGCCTGCCCAATCCGCTGACCTGCACCCGCTACCACTCGCTGGCCATCGAGCGTGAAAGCCTGCCCGACTGTCTGGAAGTCACCGCTTGGACCGAGGATGGCGAAATCATGGGGGTCCGGCACAAGACACTGGCCGTCGAAGGCGTGCAGTTTCACCCCGAATCGATCCTGACCGAGCGCGGTCACGATCTGCTTAAAAACTTTCTGGACGAACACAAGAAATGAC harbors:
- a CDS encoding glycosyltransferase family 2 protein, with the translated sequence MSAALSMPPHSLSIVVPFYNEEENIAPLVKRVHEALVGYENPWELVLVDDGSSDATVERAVQAAKEYGPHVRIVELTRNFKQTAAMQAGIDAARGDVIVTMDGDLQNDPVDIPRMVARLLNEDLDLVAGWRQNRQDGLFLRKIPSKIANKLIARMTGVHLRDYGCSLKAFRGSVIKSVRLYGEMHRFIPAWLATVTTPRRIAQEPTTHHARTAGVSKYGISRTFRVILDLIAVYFFMRFRARPGHFFGGIGLALTALSGLIMTWLAWVKFGLGENIGGRPLLIVGIGTLIAGIHFITTGVLSELLARIYFESGTIRSYAARPERLLNADEGWHKPA
- a CDS encoding aminodeoxychorismate/anthranilate synthase component II, whose translation is MLLMIDNYDSFTYNIVQYFGELGQDVQVYRNDAISIADIARLKPDYLVISPGPGTPAQAGVSLAAIGEFAGKIPLLGVCLGHQAIGEAFGGKVVHAKKLMHGKVSPVHHKDIGVFKGLPNPLTCTRYHSLAIERESLPDCLEVTAWTEDGEIMGVRHKTLAVEGVQFHPESILTERGHDLLKNFLDEHKK